The Nocardia sp. BMG111209 genome includes a window with the following:
- a CDS encoding 3-hydroxybutyrate dehydrogenase, producing the protein MSATAGRSALVTGGGSGIGAACARALAAAGVAVTVADIDGAAAVAVAREIGGKPWEVDLLDVTALEELRLEVDILVNNAGVQTVGPLERFPPARFRNMLALMVEAPFLLIRAALPHMYGQGFGRVVNISSVHGLRASEFKSAYVTAKHALEGLSKVTALEGGARGVTSNCVNPGYVRTPLVDKQIAEQAEAHGIPEQEVLARVLLTESAIKRLIEPEEVAALVVWLSSAHAGMVTGSSYVMDGGWSAR; encoded by the coding sequence ATGAGTGCGACGGCCGGACGTTCCGCCCTGGTGACCGGCGGCGGCAGCGGGATCGGGGCGGCCTGCGCTCGCGCGCTCGCCGCCGCCGGGGTCGCCGTCACCGTCGCCGACATCGACGGGGCCGCCGCCGTGGCGGTGGCCCGGGAGATCGGCGGAAAGCCCTGGGAGGTGGACCTGCTCGACGTGACGGCCCTGGAGGAGTTGCGGCTCGAGGTGGACATCCTGGTCAACAACGCGGGCGTGCAGACGGTCGGCCCGCTGGAACGGTTCCCGCCCGCCCGTTTCCGGAACATGCTGGCGCTCATGGTGGAAGCGCCGTTCCTGCTGATCCGGGCCGCCCTGCCGCACATGTACGGGCAGGGCTTCGGGCGGGTCGTGAACATCTCCTCGGTGCACGGGCTGCGCGCCTCGGAGTTCAAGTCCGCGTACGTGACCGCCAAACACGCGCTCGAGGGGCTGTCGAAGGTGACGGCCCTCGAAGGCGGCGCGCGCGGGGTCACCAGCAACTGTGTGAATCCGGGCTACGTCCGGACCCCGCTGGTGGACAAGCAGATCGCCGAACAGGCCGAGGCGCACGGCATTCCGGAGCAGGAGGTGCTGGCGCGGGTGCTGCTCACCGAGAGCGCGATCAAACGCCTGATCGAACCGGAAGAGGTTGCGGCGCTGGTGGTCTGGCTGTCGTCGGCGCACGCGGGCATGGTGACCGGCTCCTCGTACGTGATGGACGGCGGCTGGAGCGCGCGATGA
- a CDS encoding MFS transporter yields the protein MRVRNAARADDSGTRGLRTVVAASMAGTVVEWYEFFLYGTAATLVFSKVFFAKGGSDLDAVLDAFITYAIGFAARPIGGIVFGHFGDRYGRKSLLQVSLVLVGVSTFLMGCLPTYHQVGYLAPALLVILRFLQGFAVGGEWGGAVLLVAEHSPARGRGFWASWPQAGVPAGNMLATVVLLVLTSTLSDAAFLAWGWRVAFWLSAVVVLIGYYVRTKVTDAPIFVAAQRDAERIRDASFSALEVLRRYPRGVFTAMGLRFGENIMYYLVVTFSITYLKVHVKADTKVILWWLLAAHAVHFVVIPLVGRLSDRIGRRPVYLFGALATATWGFFAFPMMNSGHKPVIMAAIIVGLVFHAFMYAPQPAIMAEMFPTRMRYSGVSLGYQVTSIVAGSLAPIIAVKLLDTYGTYVPIAWYLAGAAVVTLVAVGFVRETRGADLAALDRIEPAPVEFTEVVAK from the coding sequence ATGAGGGTGCGCAACGCAGCGCGGGCAGACGATTCCGGCACCCGCGGGCTGCGGACGGTGGTGGCCGCCTCGATGGCCGGGACGGTCGTCGAGTGGTACGAGTTCTTCCTCTACGGCACGGCGGCGACGCTGGTGTTCAGCAAGGTGTTCTTCGCCAAGGGCGGCAGTGATCTGGACGCGGTGCTGGACGCGTTCATCACCTATGCCATCGGGTTCGCGGCCCGGCCGATCGGCGGAATCGTGTTCGGGCACTTCGGCGATCGGTACGGACGCAAGTCGCTGTTGCAGGTCAGCCTGGTGCTGGTGGGCGTCTCCACATTCCTGATGGGCTGTCTGCCGACCTATCACCAGGTCGGCTATCTGGCGCCCGCGCTGCTGGTGATCCTGCGATTCCTGCAGGGGTTCGCCGTCGGCGGGGAGTGGGGCGGGGCGGTGCTGCTGGTCGCCGAGCACAGTCCGGCCCGGGGCCGCGGGTTCTGGGCCAGTTGGCCGCAGGCGGGGGTGCCGGCGGGCAATATGCTCGCGACCGTCGTGCTGCTGGTGCTGACATCGACCCTGTCCGACGCGGCGTTCCTGGCCTGGGGTTGGCGGGTGGCGTTCTGGTTGTCGGCGGTGGTGGTGCTGATCGGCTACTACGTCCGCACCAAGGTTACCGACGCGCCGATCTTCGTTGCGGCACAACGGGATGCGGAGCGGATCCGGGACGCCTCGTTCAGCGCGCTGGAGGTGCTGCGGCGGTATCCGCGCGGGGTGTTCACCGCGATGGGGCTGCGGTTCGGCGAGAACATCATGTACTACCTGGTGGTCACGTTCTCGATCACCTATCTCAAGGTGCACGTGAAGGCCGACACCAAGGTGATCCTGTGGTGGCTGCTGGCCGCGCACGCGGTGCATTTCGTCGTGATCCCGCTGGTGGGCCGGTTGTCCGATCGGATCGGACGGCGGCCGGTCTATCTGTTCGGGGCGCTGGCCACGGCCACGTGGGGCTTCTTCGCGTTCCCGATGATGAACAGCGGGCACAAACCGGTGATCATGGCCGCGATCATCGTGGGGCTGGTGTTCCACGCCTTCATGTACGCGCCGCAGCCGGCGATCATGGCCGAGATGTTCCCGACCCGGATGCGGTATTCCGGTGTGTCCCTGGGTTATCAGGTGACCTCGATCGTCGCGGGTTCGCTGGCGCCGATCATCGCGGTGAAACTGCTGGACACGTACGGGACCTACGTGCCGATCGCCTGGTATCTGGCCGGCGCCGCCGTCGTGACCCTGGTGGCCGTGGGATTCGTGCGGGAGACCCGCGGCGCGGATCTGGCGGCCCTGGACCGGATCGAGCCCGCCCCGGTGGAATTCACCGAGGTCGTCGCGAAATGA
- a CDS encoding LysR family transcriptional regulator, whose product MPNSAPDICENAEVITSPSPARRPSPDDLLVLLAVGRTGRFVSAAEELGINHTTISRRVAALEQTLGGRVLTRVTGGWELTDLGREALTAAEAVDAAVRSLTTDATGARILEGVVRISATDGFSAYIAAPAAAGVQRRHPRVAVEIITATRRASTQRSGLDLEVVVGRPKVHRAIATPLGDYCLGLYGSRDYLAAHPAPTGIDDLARHPLVYFIESMLQVDDLDLASSFAPAMRESVSSTNVFVHVEATRAAAGLGLLPCFMADRHPDLIRVLPTEVAVRLTYWLVGRPETLRRPEVSTVVEALHTTVREHADALLGIRD is encoded by the coding sequence ATGCCCAATTCCGCACCGGATATCTGCGAAAATGCAGAAGTGATCACCAGTCCCTCGCCGGCCCGCCGACCCAGCCCCGACGACCTGCTGGTCCTGCTGGCGGTGGGCCGCACCGGCCGCTTCGTCTCCGCCGCAGAGGAACTCGGCATCAACCACACCACCATCTCCCGCCGCGTCGCCGCCCTGGAACAAACCCTCGGCGGCCGCGTGCTGACCCGGGTCACCGGCGGCTGGGAACTCACCGACCTCGGCCGCGAGGCGCTGACCGCGGCCGAGGCGGTCGACGCCGCGGTCCGATCCCTGACCACCGACGCCACCGGCGCCCGCATCCTCGAGGGTGTGGTCCGGATCTCCGCCACCGACGGCTTCAGCGCCTATATCGCCGCCCCCGCCGCGGCCGGCGTCCAGCGCCGCCACCCGCGCGTCGCCGTCGAGATCATCACCGCCACCCGCCGGGCCTCCACCCAGCGTTCGGGCCTGGATCTCGAGGTGGTGGTGGGCCGTCCGAAGGTGCACCGTGCGATCGCGACCCCGCTCGGCGACTACTGCCTCGGCCTCTACGGCTCCCGCGACTACCTCGCCGCCCACCCCGCTCCCACCGGCATCGACGATCTGGCCCGCCACCCCCTGGTCTACTTCATCGAGTCGATGCTCCAGGTCGACGACCTCGACCTGGCCTCCAGTTTCGCCCCCGCGATGCGCGAATCCGTCTCGTCCACCAACGTTTTCGTCCACGTCGAGGCCACCCGCGCCGCCGCCGGGCTCGGCCTGCTCCCCTGCTTCATGGCCGACCGCCACCCCGATCTGATCCGGGTCCTCCCCACCGAGGTCGCGGTCCGCCTCACCTACTGGCTCGTCGGCCGTCCCGAAACCCTGCGCCGCCCCGAGGTTTCCACCGTCGTCGAGGCCCTCCACACCACCGTGCGGGAGCACGCCGACGCGCTACTGGGCATCCGGGACTGA
- a CDS encoding MSMEG_0565 family glycosyltransferase, translating to MRIALLTYSTKPRGGVVHTLNLAEALARAGTDVTVWTLGRGGDDAFFRPVDPAVTVRVVPFPPIEGEPVGPRILRSISLLHYAFPAHDYDIAHAQDCISANAVPHCVRTIHHLDRFTTPELARCHDRAVVQPYARICVSAAVAAEVEAGWGLRPTVIPNGVEYDRFAAAAGPAAAPARAAWWERLGRYVLAVGGIEPRKGSLDLLESFAILAREHPDLSLVFAGGETLFDYRDYRARFDTRATELGLNPIVLGPVPHPDLPALMAAATVLPFLSTKEGFGLAAMEALAAGIPVVARDLPVLREVFGDTVEYAANAPAAAAAMSRALHRDPVRIIHGRTVARGYDWDRAAAAHLACYARYAAARR from the coding sequence ATGCGGATCGCGCTACTGACCTACTCCACGAAACCCCGTGGCGGCGTGGTGCACACCCTGAACCTGGCCGAGGCGCTGGCGCGCGCCGGGACCGACGTGACGGTGTGGACCCTGGGCCGCGGCGGTGACGACGCGTTCTTCCGCCCGGTGGATCCGGCGGTGACGGTCCGGGTGGTCCCGTTCCCGCCGATCGAGGGGGAACCGGTGGGTCCGCGGATCCTCCGCTCGATATCGCTGCTGCACTACGCTTTTCCCGCCCACGACTACGACATCGCGCACGCCCAGGACTGCATCAGCGCCAACGCCGTCCCGCACTGCGTGCGCACCATCCACCACCTGGACCGGTTCACCACCCCGGAACTGGCCCGCTGTCACGATCGCGCGGTGGTCCAGCCGTACGCGCGGATCTGCGTCTCGGCCGCGGTCGCGGCGGAGGTCGAGGCGGGCTGGGGCCTGCGGCCCACCGTGATTCCCAACGGTGTCGAATACGACCGCTTCGCCGCCGCGGCCGGTCCCGCCGCGGCACCGGCTCGCGCCGCCTGGTGGGAACGCCTGGGCCGCTACGTGCTGGCCGTCGGCGGCATCGAACCCCGCAAGGGCAGCCTGGATCTGCTGGAGTCCTTCGCGATCCTGGCCCGTGAGCACCCGGACCTGAGCCTGGTCTTCGCCGGGGGCGAGACCCTCTTCGACTACCGCGACTATCGAGCCCGATTCGACACCCGCGCAACCGAACTCGGCCTGAACCCGATCGTCCTCGGCCCGGTCCCGCACCCCGACCTGCCCGCCCTGATGGCCGCCGCCACCGTGCTCCCGTTCCTGTCCACGAAGGAGGGCTTCGGCCTGGCCGCGATGGAGGCCCTCGCCGCCGGGATTCCGGTCGTCGCACGGGATCTCCCGGTCCTGCGCGAAGTCTTCGGCGACACGGTCGAATACGCCGCGAACGCACCGGCGGCGGCCGCCGCCATGTCCCGTGCCCTGCACCGCGACCCCGTCCGGATCATCCACGGCCGCACCGTCGCCCGCGGCTACGACTGGGACCGGGCCGCCGCCGCCCACCTCGCCTGCTACGCGCGATACGCGGCGGCCCGGCGCTGA
- a CDS encoding carbon-nitrogen hydrolase family protein gives MTTIRIAAVAAHFGADIARSLDKLAAIIERLAADGVNLLVLPDATLGGYIGDLRHPDPASGPEALDPDGPEIRLLCRTAGDMVVCVGYAERAGDLRYNAAVCLTGDGVLGRHRKVHQPAGEHLAYAAGDRFSAFDTPVGRLGMLIDYDKTFPESARTLALDGARVIAALSAWPASITDRASRMPNDRQARLFDLYDQARAAENQVVLVSSNQTGVTGSLRFLGQAKVVGPGGEILARTWSKGGLAVCDVDVDAEVARARRVLRHLEERRTDAYHNLTSEKGAH, from the coding sequence ATGACCACCATCCGAATCGCCGCCGTGGCAGCACATTTCGGCGCCGACATCGCCCGTTCGCTGGACAAGCTGGCCGCCATCATCGAGCGGCTGGCCGCCGACGGCGTGAATCTGCTGGTGCTGCCGGACGCCACACTCGGCGGCTACATCGGCGATCTGCGCCACCCGGATCCGGCATCGGGCCCGGAGGCGCTCGATCCGGACGGGCCGGAGATCCGGCTGTTGTGCCGCACCGCGGGTGACATGGTGGTGTGCGTCGGCTACGCCGAGCGCGCGGGCGACCTGCGCTACAACGCGGCGGTCTGCCTCACCGGCGACGGGGTGCTGGGCCGCCACCGGAAGGTGCATCAGCCGGCCGGTGAACATCTGGCCTATGCGGCGGGAGATCGCTTCTCCGCCTTCGATACTCCCGTCGGTCGGCTGGGCATGTTGATCGACTACGACAAGACCTTCCCGGAGTCCGCGCGCACCCTCGCCCTGGACGGCGCGCGGGTGATCGCGGCCCTGTCGGCGTGGCCCGCCAGCATCACCGATCGGGCCTCCCGGATGCCGAACGACCGGCAGGCGCGCCTGTTCGACCTCTACGACCAGGCCCGCGCCGCCGAGAACCAGGTGGTGCTGGTCTCGTCCAATCAGACCGGCGTGACGGGCAGTCTGCGGTTCCTCGGGCAGGCGAAGGTGGTCGGTCCGGGCGGGGAGATCCTGGCCCGGACCTGGTCCAAGGGCGGGCTGGCGGTCTGCGATGTCGACGTGGACGCCGAGGTCGCGAGGGCCCGGCGGGTGCTGCGGCACCTCGAGGAACGCCGCACCGACGCCTATCACAACCTCACCAGCGAGAAGGGCGCCCACTGA
- a CDS encoding MSMEG_0569 family flavin-dependent oxidoreductase — MPEHRQVVVIGAGQAGLAMSRHLADRGIDHVVLERDTIAHEWRDGRWDNFTLVTPNWQCVLPGYRYEGPDPDGFMPRDEIYRWVRGYADTFDPPVREHVAVTAVTPAASGFDVETSSGPVHCDQVVVAVGGYHVPTVPRFAERLPATVTQLHSAQYRSADALPPGAVLVVGTGQSGAQIAEDLHLAGRQVHLAAGDAPRVARFYRGRDCVAWLQDMGHYDIPVEDQPGGLARRENTNHYVTGRDGGRDIDLRRFALEGMALYGRMIDFHSEQAHFAPTLQRSLDAADAVAEGIKDSIDAYIARSGIDAPTEPRYVPVWRPEQEIPAIDLGAHDITTVLWSVGFRTDYRWLRAGVFDGAGHPCHRRGVTAVPGLYFLGLPWLHTWGSGRFAAIARDAGHLADRIAVSARETAAA; from the coding sequence ATGCCTGAGCATCGGCAGGTGGTGGTGATCGGCGCGGGCCAAGCCGGACTGGCGATGAGCCGGCACCTGGCCGACCGGGGTATCGATCACGTGGTGCTGGAACGCGACACGATCGCGCACGAGTGGCGCGACGGTCGTTGGGACAACTTCACTCTCGTCACCCCGAACTGGCAGTGCGTACTGCCCGGCTATCGCTACGAGGGCCCCGACCCGGACGGCTTCATGCCGCGCGACGAGATCTATCGGTGGGTGCGCGGCTACGCCGACACCTTCGATCCGCCGGTGCGCGAACACGTGGCGGTCACCGCGGTCACTCCGGCCGCGTCCGGTTTCGATGTCGAAACCTCCTCGGGCCCGGTGCATTGCGATCAGGTGGTGGTCGCGGTCGGCGGCTACCACGTGCCGACGGTGCCGCGGTTCGCCGAGCGGCTCCCGGCCACCGTCACCCAGCTGCACTCCGCGCAGTACCGCAGCGCGGACGCGCTGCCGCCGGGTGCGGTGCTGGTCGTCGGGACCGGGCAGTCGGGCGCGCAGATCGCCGAGGACCTGCATCTCGCGGGCCGGCAGGTGCATCTGGCCGCCGGCGACGCGCCGCGGGTCGCCCGGTTCTACCGGGGGCGGGACTGTGTGGCGTGGCTGCAGGACATGGGGCACTACGACATTCCCGTCGAGGACCAGCCCGGCGGGCTGGCCCGCCGGGAGAACACCAACCACTACGTCACCGGCCGCGACGGCGGCCGCGACATCGACCTGCGCCGATTCGCGCTGGAGGGTATGGCCCTGTACGGCCGGATGATCGACTTCCACAGTGAGCAGGCACATTTCGCGCCGACGCTGCAACGATCCCTGGACGCCGCCGACGCGGTCGCCGAGGGCATCAAGGATTCGATCGACGCCTACATCGCGCGATCCGGTATCGACGCGCCCACCGAGCCGCGGTACGTCCCGGTGTGGCGGCCCGAACAGGAGATCCCCGCGATCGACCTCGGGGCGCACGACATCACGACGGTGTTGTGGTCGGTGGGTTTCCGGACCGACTACCGCTGGCTACGCGCCGGTGTCTTCGACGGCGCGGGGCATCCGTGTCATCGCCGCGGGGTCACGGCCGTACCCGGGCTCTACTTCCTGGGATTGCCCTGGCTGCACACCTGGGGTTCCGGTCGTTTCGCCGCGATCGCCCGCGACGCCGGACATCTCGCCGACCGGATCGCGGTGTCCGCCCGCGAAACCGCCGCCGCCTGA
- a CDS encoding carbon-nitrogen hydrolase family protein, which translates to MSETVISVAAAEFGRDLEQCYHTIGALIDEARARGSHLLVLPEACLGGYLTSLGGTDESEEARARRLRSLPPALALDGPELRRIAALAGDLVVTLGFCEADGDTRYNAAVTLTGDGILGSYRKVHQPLGENLCYAAGSEYRGFDTPIGRMGMQICYDKAFPEAARGLALDGAEIIASVSAWPTARTAAAERLEDDRWTQRFDIFDRARAVENQVIWVAANQAGRFGSLRFVCSAKIVGPGGEVLATTGTAPGLTTATVDVAEALRLARDGGMYNLRDRRPEVYGSVVQRYGVVGRPERETAHA; encoded by the coding sequence ATGAGCGAGACCGTCATCTCCGTCGCCGCCGCCGAATTCGGCCGCGACCTGGAGCAGTGCTATCACACCATCGGCGCGTTGATCGACGAGGCGCGTGCCCGCGGCAGCCACCTGCTGGTCCTGCCCGAGGCCTGCCTCGGCGGCTATCTGACCAGCCTCGGCGGCACCGACGAGAGCGAGGAGGCGCGGGCGCGGCGGCTGCGCAGTCTGCCACCGGCGCTGGCCCTGGACGGGCCGGAACTGCGCCGGATCGCCGCGCTCGCCGGGGATCTCGTGGTGACCCTGGGTTTCTGCGAGGCCGACGGCGACACCCGCTACAACGCCGCGGTCACCCTCACCGGTGACGGCATCCTGGGCTCGTACCGCAAGGTGCATCAGCCGCTCGGCGAAAACCTCTGCTACGCGGCCGGTTCCGAGTATCGGGGGTTCGACACCCCGATCGGCCGGATGGGTATGCAGATCTGCTACGACAAGGCCTTCCCGGAGGCCGCGCGCGGCCTGGCGCTCGACGGCGCCGAGATCATCGCCTCGGTATCGGCGTGGCCGACGGCCCGCACCGCCGCCGCCGAACGCCTCGAAGACGACCGCTGGACCCAGCGTTTCGACATCTTCGACCGGGCCCGCGCGGTGGAGAACCAGGTGATCTGGGTGGCCGCCAATCAGGCGGGCCGGTTCGGCTCGCTGCGCTTCGTGTGCAGCGCGAAGATCGTCGGGCCGGGCGGCGAGGTACTCGCCACCACCGGCACGGCCCCCGGATTGACAACGGCCACAGTCGATGTCGCCGAGGCGCTGCGGCTGGCCCGCGACGGCGGCATGTACAACCTGCGCGACCGCCGGCCCGAGGTGTACGGCAGCGTCGTACAGCGCTACGGCGTGGTGGGACGACCGGAACGGGAGACCGCTCATGCCTGA
- a CDS encoding MSMEG_0567/sll0787 family protein — protein sequence MRTTRIAATAETGWWSAGPGAAQRVDRCLLSGQPTAAPEYLIRPADARDLTAYRNLRRSAFVVEQGLFAGSDADDLDDDPRTVVLVAATADGTVLGGVRLAPATDPDLGWWTGSRLVVDPARRTRGLGPALVRAACAHAEGSGVLRFEATVQAAHEPMFAQLGWNRLGDCVIGGAPHARMRWPIDRIRRLAHSTKAALGSALAVLDGHPKAFGGSGFRGDDGAPVPGSDLIAACDAIIPAMVERDPEWAGWCAVLVNLNDLAAMGATPAGLLDAVGAPTASLLTRILRGLAEGARAWDVPVLGGHTQLGVPAALSVTALGRTDRPVPGGGGRAGHELRVTADLGGRWRPGYQGRQWDSTTSRSGPELRALGGFVAATAPAAAKDVSMAGLAGTVGMLAEASGVGAELEVARVPRPAGAAVADWLTCFPGFAMLTADRPGARIADPGPATSAVCGTLTATPGVVLRWPDGAVTDAVPGTVTGLGES from the coding sequence ATGCGGACGACACGGATCGCCGCGACGGCCGAAACCGGTTGGTGGAGTGCGGGTCCGGGTGCGGCCCAGCGGGTGGATCGCTGCCTGCTGTCCGGGCAGCCCACGGCGGCGCCGGAGTACCTGATCCGGCCCGCCGACGCCCGGGACCTGACGGCCTACCGGAACCTGCGGCGGTCGGCCTTCGTCGTGGAACAGGGCCTGTTCGCGGGTAGTGACGCCGACGATCTCGACGACGATCCCCGCACGGTGGTGCTGGTCGCGGCCACCGCGGACGGTACCGTCCTCGGCGGGGTGCGGCTCGCCCCGGCGACCGACCCGGATCTGGGGTGGTGGACCGGCAGCCGGCTGGTGGTCGATCCGGCCCGTCGCACCCGGGGCCTCGGCCCGGCGCTGGTCCGCGCGGCCTGCGCGCATGCCGAGGGCAGCGGCGTGCTGCGCTTCGAGGCGACCGTACAGGCCGCGCACGAACCGATGTTCGCGCAGCTGGGCTGGAATCGGCTGGGCGACTGCGTGATCGGCGGGGCGCCGCATGCCCGGATGCGATGGCCGATCGACCGCATCCGGCGGCTGGCCCACAGCACCAAGGCGGCGCTCGGGTCCGCGCTGGCGGTCCTGGACGGACATCCGAAGGCGTTCGGCGGCAGCGGATTCCGCGGCGACGACGGTGCACCGGTACCCGGCTCGGACCTCATCGCGGCCTGTGACGCCATCATCCCGGCCATGGTGGAACGGGATCCGGAGTGGGCGGGCTGGTGCGCGGTGCTGGTCAACCTGAACGATCTGGCCGCGATGGGCGCGACACCGGCCGGGCTGCTGGACGCGGTCGGCGCGCCCACCGCCTCCCTGCTGACCCGGATCCTGCGCGGGCTGGCGGAAGGCGCTCGCGCCTGGGACGTTCCGGTGCTCGGCGGTCACACCCAGCTCGGCGTGCCGGCCGCGCTGTCGGTCACCGCGCTGGGCCGCACCGACCGGCCGGTTCCCGGCGGCGGCGGCCGCGCCGGTCACGAACTGCGGGTGACCGCGGACCTCGGCGGTCGCTGGCGGCCCGGATATCAAGGCCGTCAATGGGATTCGACGACCTCCCGCAGCGGGCCCGAACTGCGGGCCCTGGGCGGCTTCGTCGCCGCCACGGCGCCGGCCGCCGCCAAGGACGTCAGTATGGCGGGATTGGCCGGCACCGTGGGGATGCTGGCCGAGGCGTCCGGCGTGGGCGCCGAACTGGAGGTGGCCCGGGTGCCGCGGCCGGCCGGCGCCGCGGTGGCCGATTGGCTCACCTGTTTCCCGGGTTTCGCGATGCTCACCGCCGATCGTCCCGGCGCGCGCATCGCCGATCCCGGCCCGGCGACCTCGGCGGTGTGCGGAACCCTCACCGCCACACCGGGAGTCGTCCTGCGCTGGCCCGACGGGGCCGTCACCGACGCGGTGCCCGGCACCGTCACCGGATTGGGAGAATCATGA
- a CDS encoding MSMEG_0568 family radical SAM protein, translating into MTEVSTRVDLALRGIRVEVPVRRRAGAGPSDDGHVLLGGVGAALPIRADSPYEIRGDRLLLDGADLGIAVEPVRRPRFYDLRTADGVAYEQIARLHGADVLATTVVQTCVRYAADQRCRFCSIEESLTAGNTVAVKRPEQLAEVAAAAVRLDGVRQLVMTTGTSAGKDRGARHLARCVRAVRAAVPELPIQVQCEPPGDPIALAELRSAGADSIGIHVESLDDRVRARWMPGKSTVPLSEYRAAWAEAVRLFGRNQVSTYLLVGLGEDPDELVTGAEELIAMGVYPFVVPFRPLAGTLAVDADGAQAPAPQLLADVTARVAAALRRAGMAGAGQKAGCAACGACSALPSLGG; encoded by the coding sequence ATGACCGAGGTGTCCACCCGCGTGGACCTGGCGCTGCGCGGGATACGTGTCGAGGTACCGGTGCGGCGGCGCGCCGGTGCCGGGCCGAGCGACGACGGCCATGTGCTGCTCGGCGGAGTCGGTGCGGCACTGCCGATCCGGGCCGACAGCCCCTACGAGATCCGCGGTGACCGGCTGCTGCTCGACGGTGCGGACCTCGGTATCGCCGTCGAACCGGTACGCCGCCCGCGCTTCTACGATCTGCGCACCGCCGACGGCGTCGCCTACGAGCAGATCGCCCGGCTACACGGCGCGGATGTGCTGGCCACCACCGTGGTTCAGACCTGCGTGCGCTATGCCGCCGATCAGCGCTGCCGGTTCTGTTCCATCGAGGAGTCGCTGACCGCGGGGAACACCGTCGCGGTGAAGCGGCCGGAGCAACTGGCCGAGGTGGCCGCGGCGGCGGTCCGCCTCGACGGGGTCCGGCAGCTGGTGATGACCACCGGTACCTCCGCCGGAAAGGACCGGGGCGCACGGCATCTGGCCCGCTGTGTGCGGGCGGTGCGTGCGGCGGTGCCGGAGCTGCCGATCCAGGTGCAGTGCGAACCGCCCGGAGATCCGATCGCGCTGGCCGAATTGCGTTCCGCGGGCGCCGATTCCATCGGTATCCACGTGGAGTCGCTGGACGACCGGGTGCGCGCCCGGTGGATGCCGGGCAAATCGACCGTGCCGCTGTCGGAATACCGGGCGGCCTGGGCCGAGGCGGTGCGGCTGTTCGGCCGCAACCAGGTGTCCACCTATCTGCTCGTCGGGCTCGGTGAGGATCCGGACGAATTGGTCACCGGCGCCGAGGAACTCATCGCGATGGGGGTGTATCCGTTCGTGGTGCCGTTCCGGCCGCTGGCGGGCACCCTCGCGGTCGATGCCGACGGCGCGCAGGCGCCGGCACCACAGCTGCTCGCCGACGTGACCGCCCGGGTGGCCGCGGCGCTGCGCCGGGCCGGGATGGCCGGCGCCGGGCAGAAGGCCGGCTGCGCGGCGTGCGGCGCGTGCAGCGCGCTGCCGAGCCTGGGCGGCTGA
- a CDS encoding MSMEG_0572/Sll0783 family nitrogen starvation response protein: MSAPAEPTADIDRLIEENIAKSLAEIPHPALPKGTNIYGGTKIFPDYRAEAGETYFTLVHGIAHESSVSFVAVLQATRALRKGFESAIYFYGPGAINCIANRGFPTTGDAGFPGEQNINDALSTFIKEGGTVFACRFGLALHGAREEDLIEGVVPAHPLDVQDALIHYARKGAIINSTYQV, encoded by the coding sequence ATGTCCGCACCCGCCGAACCGACCGCCGACATCGACCGGCTGATCGAGGAGAACATCGCGAAATCCCTTGCGGAGATTCCGCATCCGGCACTGCCGAAGGGCACCAACATCTACGGCGGCACCAAGATCTTCCCGGACTACCGGGCCGAGGCCGGCGAGACCTATTTCACCCTGGTGCACGGCATCGCGCACGAATCGTCGGTGAGTTTCGTGGCGGTCCTGCAGGCGACCCGCGCGCTGCGCAAGGGTTTCGAGTCCGCCATCTACTTCTACGGGCCGGGCGCGATCAACTGCATCGCCAACCGCGGATTCCCCACCACCGGTGACGCCGGCTTCCCGGGTGAGCAGAACATCAACGACGCGTTGAGCACGTTCATCAAGGAGGGTGGCACGGTGTTCGCCTGCCGGTTCGGGCTGGCGTTGCACGGTGCGCGCGAGGAGGATCTGATCGAGGGCGTCGTCCCGGCGCATCCGCTGGACGTGCAGGACGCGCTGATCCACTACGCGCGCAAGGGCGCCATCATCAACTCCACGTATCAGGTGTAG